The following coding sequences lie in one Paenibacillus durus ATCC 35681 genomic window:
- a CDS encoding alpha/beta fold hydrolase, whose amino-acid sequence MMSKKNILPDLLLRKRNRRKNARLLQVHTPNRIVESRYVKIGGIDQWVTIRGEDYHNPVLLFIHGGPASPYSIFSPLLRSWEKHFIIVQWDQRGAGKTFTRNGKDVSGTITFDRLAQDGIELAEYLCNKLRHRKVILIGSSVGSLIGIMMAKQRPDLFYAYVGTDQNAPDPQHQTYNLTLDALRNAGNSKGVHLVEKMGPDPTRWSRKNFELRNQYIVKVINDVPNMIMDLILPSMLSSPEHKFSDLIHIFKGMNYTLGHLFDELVAFDFDKAGLCFELPFFIMHGDQDIITPTATAKAYFDKIEAPFKEYVQIRNAGHLACFSRPEQFLEELMQRVRPLAEGTENELQMR is encoded by the coding sequence ATGATGAGTAAAAAGAACATCCTGCCGGATTTATTACTGCGTAAACGTAATCGGCGTAAAAACGCAAGGCTGCTTCAGGTTCATACGCCGAATCGTATCGTTGAAAGCCGTTATGTTAAAATCGGCGGTATCGACCAATGGGTAACCATACGGGGAGAGGATTATCATAATCCCGTTCTATTGTTCATCCATGGCGGACCAGCTTCCCCGTACTCCATTTTCAGCCCGTTATTGCGTTCGTGGGAGAAACATTTCATAATCGTTCAATGGGATCAGCGAGGCGCCGGCAAAACGTTCACTAGGAACGGAAAAGACGTAAGTGGTACGATCACCTTCGACCGCCTTGCTCAGGACGGCATCGAGTTGGCGGAATATCTGTGCAACAAACTCCGGCATCGGAAAGTGATTCTCATCGGCAGTTCAGTAGGCAGTCTGATTGGAATTATGATGGCTAAACAGCGTCCTGACCTATTTTATGCTTATGTCGGTACAGATCAAAATGCTCCGGATCCTCAGCATCAAACGTACAATTTGACGCTCGACGCTCTCCGTAATGCAGGTAACTCGAAGGGGGTTCATTTGGTTGAGAAAATGGGACCGGATCCAACGCGATGGAGCCGTAAAAATTTCGAACTGAGGAATCAATATATCGTTAAAGTGATCAACGATGTGCCAAATATGATTATGGACCTCATACTGCCATCTATGCTCTCTTCCCCTGAACACAAGTTCAGTGATCTGATTCATATTTTCAAAGGGATGAATTACACCCTTGGCCACCTGTTTGACGAGTTAGTGGCTTTTGACTTCGACAAGGCTGGACTGTGCTTTGAATTGCCTTTCTTTATTATGCATGGCGATCAAGATATCATAACGCCCACTGCAACGGCAAAAGCATACTTCGATAAGATTGAAGCTCCTTTCAAAGAATATGTTCAGATTCGGAATGCCGGCCATCTTGCTTGTTTTTCCCGGCCGGAGCAATTCTTAGAGGAACTTATGCAGCGGGTACGTCCTCTAGCGGAAGGAACAGAGAACGAATTGCAGATGAGATAA
- a CDS encoding DMT family transporter — protein MKYKAWILLLLANLFWSGNMIFGKLSSTEFPAVWTAFLRWVVALILLIPIAQIVEKPSWLQIWKKNRGIIAVLAVLAIVIYSYLMYASLQFTSAANGALINTLTPALIMLFSLIFLREKVSTFQFIGLITSLIGVLIVLTKGNLLQLFFTHYNKGDALMFLAVLCWTAYSLVVKKAKGIPPITLVAMIAIVGTILLIPFLFMQPLQYKEVTSFGIMGIIYLGVFPAVGSFIFWNQGIKMLGAGKAGITMNLLPVFTAIIAVILGQGLVISQIVGGLLTIAGMILTSIKLKQVSPEKSMAPQLNYE, from the coding sequence GTGAAATATAAGGCTTGGATTTTACTATTATTAGCCAATCTATTTTGGTCTGGTAATATGATTTTCGGAAAACTCAGCTCAACTGAATTTCCTGCAGTATGGACAGCTTTTCTAAGATGGGTGGTTGCATTGATTCTCCTTATTCCCATTGCCCAAATTGTGGAGAAACCTTCGTGGTTACAAATATGGAAAAAAAACCGGGGGATTATCGCTGTGTTAGCTGTTTTAGCCATTGTTATCTATAGCTATCTCATGTATGCTTCACTACAGTTCACATCTGCAGCGAACGGCGCACTAATTAACACGCTCACTCCAGCCTTGATTATGCTCTTTTCGTTGATATTCCTAAGAGAAAAAGTAAGTACCTTTCAATTCATTGGATTAATCACTTCACTTATTGGTGTTCTGATTGTTTTGACTAAAGGAAACCTGCTTCAATTGTTTTTCACCCATTATAACAAGGGCGATGCGCTCATGTTTTTAGCCGTGTTATGCTGGACTGCCTATTCATTGGTTGTAAAAAAAGCAAAGGGCATTCCACCCATTACATTGGTAGCGATGATAGCGATTGTTGGCACTATTCTGCTGATTCCTTTTTTATTCATGCAACCACTTCAGTATAAGGAAGTAACTTCTTTCGGTATTATGGGGATTATTTATTTGGGGGTGTTCCCGGCAGTCGGCTCGTTTATCTTTTGGAATCAAGGCATTAAGATGTTAGGAGCGGGTAAAGCTGGCATAACCATGAATTTGTTGCCTGTCTTTACAGCTATAATTGCGGTTATCTTGGGTCAGGGTCTGGTGATCTCACAAATTGTCGGGGGACTCCTTACGATTGCCGGAATGATATTAACTTCGATAAAACTGAAACAAGTTTCTCCCGAAAAGAGTATGGCACCTCAGTTGAATTATGAATAA
- a CDS encoding MerR family transcriptional regulator: MMAEQTFTIKQTAEQTGISEDTIRYYEKIALLPRADRKDNGHRIYRQEDINTIRLISCLKKTGMPLEEMRPFLAVSADADPGEYPELVEHIRRHRENIVSQIASLQQVVDFIDMKLEEGRYRRDCSDESQDGMSEKLRGEPKSKPVSPVEMSYFSVSAKTGKPPASVK, encoded by the coding sequence ATGATGGCAGAGCAAACCTTTACAATAAAGCAAACCGCCGAGCAAACCGGAATCTCCGAGGATACGATCCGTTATTACGAAAAGATCGCGCTGCTACCTCGGGCGGACCGGAAGGACAACGGGCACCGCATCTACCGGCAGGAAGACATCAATACGATCCGGCTGATATCCTGCCTGAAAAAAACGGGGATGCCGCTGGAGGAAATGCGGCCGTTTTTGGCGGTCTCCGCCGACGCAGATCCCGGAGAATATCCTGAGCTGGTAGAGCACATAAGGAGACACCGGGAAAATATCGTCAGCCAAATCGCCTCGCTGCAGCAGGTCGTCGATTTTATCGACATGAAGCTGGAGGAGGGAAGATACCGCCGGGACTGCTCAGATGAAAGCCAGGACGGCATGTCGGAGAAACTGAGGGGGGAACCGAAATCAAAGCCCGTCTCACCTGTTGAGATGAGTTATTTTTCTGTATCAGCCAAAACGGGAAAGCCACCGGCTTCCGTAAAATAA
- a CDS encoding nitrilase-related carbon-nitrogen hydrolase, with translation MIIGSLQMNVAKKDKIKNLNTIEKLINHSADSADSADSVDLVVMPELFSTGYFFDSASELMEIAEEIPNGYTTNRLIEIAKNANCHFVGAIAEKENGHLYVTAIVVGPSGYIGKQRKRHLTDHELKFFSCGTSSEVFDINGCKVGIVICFEGWFPESSRELMLKGAQIICHTALTCQERTLDIMRIRAIENKVYLILANSISTEYHNNESITFRGDSRVIDYDGNILVNAGQEEKLITVEVNEEHTIRKDLDDCKDLIAEVKKHTYF, from the coding sequence ATGATCATTGGTTCTTTACAAATGAACGTAGCAAAAAAGGATAAGATAAAAAACTTAAACACGATTGAGAAGCTAATCAATCATTCGGCAGATTCGGCAGATTCGGCAGATTCGGTTGATTTGGTGGTTATGCCTGAGCTATTCTCAACAGGTTATTTTTTTGACTCAGCGAGCGAATTGATGGAAATCGCAGAAGAAATTCCCAACGGGTATACAACAAACAGGCTCATTGAAATTGCTAAAAATGCAAACTGCCATTTCGTTGGAGCCATTGCAGAAAAAGAAAACGGTCATCTTTATGTTACTGCAATCGTAGTAGGGCCATCAGGATATATTGGAAAGCAAAGGAAACGGCATCTTACAGATCATGAATTGAAATTTTTTTCTTGTGGAACGAGCTCAGAAGTCTTTGATATCAATGGGTGTAAGGTGGGAATTGTTATATGTTTTGAAGGGTGGTTCCCGGAAAGCTCAAGAGAATTAATGCTAAAAGGGGCGCAAATCATTTGCCATACTGCATTAACCTGTCAGGAAAGAACCCTGGATATCATGAGAATCAGGGCGATTGAAAACAAAGTGTATTTGATTTTAGCCAATAGTATAAGCACGGAGTATCATAATAATGAGTCCATAACCTTTAGAGGAGATAGCAGGGTAATTGATTATGATGGAAATATTTTAGTCAATGCCGGACAAGAAGAAAAACTAATCACAGTAGAAGTAAATGAAGAACATACGATTCGTAAAGATTTAGATGATTGCAAGGATTTGATTGCGGAGGTTAAAAAGCATACATACTTTTAG
- a CDS encoding TetR/AcrR family transcriptional regulator, translating into MSPLNKHQLNLIRDERREQIKQAALKLFARRGYPGTKTSMIAVEAGISEGLIFRYFKSKEELFTTLVQELMEEAKKETENLQYLSGSPFEQIKTLTQGMLDESSKYAFMFILRARKTDEIPEAAARILEQHSVDVVLDRLIPIFVQGQQAGEFSSGDPQKLLAWYFYIINCLILEEVEKEEYGLPDVDFLMRLLTNGKR; encoded by the coding sequence TTGTCCCCATTAAATAAACACCAGCTGAATCTGATCCGCGACGAGCGCAGAGAACAGATTAAGCAAGCGGCGCTTAAACTATTTGCCCGGCGCGGATACCCGGGAACGAAGACGAGTATGATCGCTGTGGAAGCCGGTATCAGCGAAGGCCTTATTTTCCGGTATTTCAAATCCAAAGAAGAGCTGTTCACCACGCTCGTTCAGGAGTTAATGGAGGAAGCGAAGAAGGAAACCGAGAACCTTCAATATTTGTCCGGCTCTCCCTTTGAACAAATCAAGACTTTAACCCAAGGCATGCTGGACGAGAGCAGTAAATATGCATTTATGTTCATTCTAAGGGCACGCAAGACGGATGAAATTCCGGAGGCGGCGGCACGGATTCTAGAACAACATTCAGTGGATGTTGTACTCGACAGGCTGATTCCAATCTTTGTTCAAGGGCAGCAAGCTGGAGAATTCTCCTCGGGAGATCCACAGAAGCTGTTGGCCTGGTACTTTTACATCATCAATTGTCTTATTTTGGAGGAGGTTGAGAAGGAAGAGTACGGGTTACCGGATGTGGACTTCTTAATGCGATTATTGACAAACGGGAAACGCTAG
- a CDS encoding winged helix-turn-helix transcriptional regulator has product MTEKRENSVRKKYKVGVEAALEVMGGKWKPLIIYHLMTGPKRTSELRRLIPGITQKMLTTQLRGLEEDDIVARKVYKEIPPKVEYKLTPYGWGLKPALDLLCYWGEDHLEKVYGDRSKVLEEFDESCTK; this is encoded by the coding sequence ATGACTGAAAAGAGGGAAAATAGCGTTCGAAAGAAGTATAAAGTTGGAGTGGAGGCAGCATTAGAAGTAATGGGGGGGAAATGGAAGCCTTTAATCATCTATCATTTGATGACAGGACCGAAACGGACTTCTGAGCTTCGCCGGTTAATCCCCGGCATTACGCAAAAAATGCTAACCACTCAACTAAGGGGCCTGGAAGAGGATGATATTGTTGCACGAAAGGTTTATAAAGAGATCCCACCTAAAGTGGAGTATAAGTTAACTCCCTACGGCTGGGGATTAAAGCCCGCGCTAGACCTTTTATGCTATTGGGGAGAGGATCACCTGGAAAAGGTTTATGGCGACAGATCCAAGGTCTTGGAAGAATTTGATGAAAGCTGTACAAAGTAA
- a CDS encoding phosphatidate cytidylyltransferase, with amino-acid sequence MNSSLLTMVLIFAGLSVIHLLYYVMGRIQPDKDYTGLGFRIKTWWGMFLIFCLATLFNPAVSLLSLMVLTFFALKEYFSMIKSKKADRRLFLWAYLSIPVQFYWIYIGWYGMFIVFIPIYVFLFLPLPRLINKGTVGFLRSVSQAQWGLMLMVFGLSHLAYFQIATPQYGAGLVLFLVVLTQLGDAVHYLASIYFGKRKVVPTANPNLTWEGFACAFLVTTAASYLIYPYLTPLDLTFGIFSGILISLSGFFGSLTVSVLKRDLLIGDDDKFDALKKSYLSRVDSLTYTSPVFFHVIRYFFDFM; translated from the coding sequence GTGAACAGTTCGCTATTAACGATGGTTCTTATTTTTGCAGGCTTATCCGTCATCCATCTCCTGTATTATGTGATGGGCAGAATACAGCCGGACAAAGACTATACGGGACTTGGATTTCGCATCAAGACCTGGTGGGGCATGTTTCTCATTTTTTGCTTGGCTACCCTTTTTAACCCGGCCGTTTCGCTCCTTTCCCTAATGGTGCTCACCTTCTTCGCGCTGAAGGAATATTTTTCCATGATTAAGTCAAAAAAAGCCGACCGCAGACTGTTTCTATGGGCGTATTTGTCGATTCCCGTGCAGTTCTATTGGATTTATATCGGGTGGTACGGGATGTTTATTGTCTTCATTCCTATCTATGTATTCTTGTTCCTCCCGCTCCCGAGGTTGATCAACAAAGGAACGGTCGGTTTTCTGCGCAGCGTCAGCCAGGCCCAATGGGGACTCATGCTAATGGTTTTCGGACTTAGCCACCTGGCCTATTTCCAAATTGCCACGCCGCAGTACGGAGCGGGTCTGGTGCTTTTTCTGGTGGTGCTGACGCAGCTTGGTGATGCTGTACACTATCTGGCATCGATCTATTTCGGCAAACGGAAGGTCGTCCCGACCGCTAACCCGAATTTGACTTGGGAAGGCTTTGCATGCGCATTTCTCGTAACGACAGCGGCATCTTATCTGATCTACCCCTACCTGACGCCGCTTGACCTGACTTTCGGTATCTTTTCCGGCATACTGATCAGCTTGAGCGGTTTCTTCGGCAGCTTAACCGTTTCCGTACTGAAGCGGGATTTGTTAATCGGCGATGACGATAAGTTCGATGCGTTGAAAAAAAGCTACTTAAGCCGGGTCGACAGCCTGACCTACACCTCGCCGGTCTTTTTCCACGTGATCCGTTATTTTTTTGATTTTATGTAG
- the tlp gene encoding small acid-soluble spore protein Tlp, with translation MAKPDNREDNVEHLQQSIQNTQRNLHEAEDYLDEFASEISSEERKQIEDKNERRKESIKGFREEVKDEAAHSKE, from the coding sequence ATGGCAAAACCGGATAATCGGGAAGACAATGTTGAGCATTTACAGCAAAGTATTCAGAATACACAGAGAAATCTTCATGAAGCTGAAGACTATTTAGATGAATTTGCCTCTGAAATCAGCAGCGAGGAACGCAAGCAAATCGAAGATAAGAATGAGCGCCGTAAAGAGAGTATTAAAGGCTTTCGGGAAGAAGTAAAGGACGAAGCGGCACATTCGAAAGAATAG
- the tlp gene encoding small acid-soluble spore protein Tlp yields MAKPDNRADNVEHLQQSIQNTQRNLHEAEDYLDEFASEISSGERKQIEDKNERREESIKGFREEVKDEAAHSQE; encoded by the coding sequence ATGGCAAAACCGGATAATCGGGCAGATAATGTTGAGCATTTACAGCAAAGTATTCAGAATACACAAAGAAACCTTCATGAAGCTGAAGACTATTTAGATGAATTTGCCTCGGAAATCAGCAGCGGGGAACGCAAGCAAATCGAAGACAAGAATGAGCGCCGTGAAGAAAGCATTAAAGGCTTTCGGGAAGAAGTAAAGGACGAAGCAGCACATTCTCAGGAATAG
- a CDS encoding nitrilase-related carbon-nitrogen hydrolase, translating into MNGCKVGIVICFEGWFPESSRELMLKGAQIICHTALTCQERTLDIMRIRAIENKVYLILANSISTEYHNNESITFRGDSRVIDYDGNILVNAGQEEKLITAEK; encoded by the coding sequence ATCAATGGGTGTAAGGTAGGAATTGTTATATGTTTCGAAGGGTGGTTCCCGGAAAGCTCAAGAGAATTAATGCTAAAAGGGGCGCAAATTATTTGCCATACTGCATTAACCTGTCAGGAAAGAACCCTTGATATCATGAGAATTCGGGCGATTGAAAACAAAGTGTATTTGATTTTAGCCAATAGTATAAGCACGGAATATCATAATAATGAGTCCATAACCTTTAGAGGAGACAGCAGGGTAATAGATTATGATGGAAATATTTTAGTCAATGCAGGACAAGAAGAAAAACTAATTACAGCAGAAAAATGA
- a CDS encoding SDR family NAD(P)-dependent oxidoreductase produces MNTNQRENIALITGASNGIGLELTRKLLSEGWQVVALNRSDFPADDMRIQKAINSGWLRIYKIADLADYASLRRTLEEIKGKERPIDILFNNAGGSFHELSYSKQGREKHYELMTVVPYIILMELKELLKNGGLKTVVNTSSSALNYVKEFNIETLERPKTFRKLLGPYATSKLALSLWTQAIASQLAKEGIKIRSVDPGGNNTLKKGKKSGLPIVVKLLMKLFFSPPTHGANQLYEGALGEHCNETGVFLLKGQVADLKFKDQARNVLDRINAIYRHEFLGERA; encoded by the coding sequence ATGAACACGAACCAACGTGAAAATATCGCACTGATTACTGGCGCAAGCAACGGGATCGGGTTGGAATTAACACGGAAGTTGCTGTCGGAGGGCTGGCAGGTGGTTGCTTTGAACCGTTCCGACTTTCCTGCGGATGATATGAGAATCCAAAAAGCTATCAATAGTGGATGGCTTCGCATTTATAAAATAGCGGATCTCGCCGATTATGCCAGCTTGAGACGTACTTTGGAAGAGATCAAAGGAAAGGAGCGGCCGATCGACATCTTGTTCAACAATGCCGGCGGAAGCTTTCACGAACTGAGCTATTCGAAACAAGGGCGCGAGAAACATTATGAACTGATGACGGTCGTTCCATATATCATTCTGATGGAATTGAAGGAACTCTTAAAAAACGGCGGCTTAAAAACGGTGGTCAATACCTCATCTTCAGCACTAAACTATGTGAAAGAGTTTAATATCGAAACCCTGGAACGCCCCAAAACCTTCCGCAAACTGCTCGGTCCTTATGCCACTTCAAAGCTGGCGCTTTCGCTGTGGACTCAGGCTATCGCATCGCAGCTTGCCAAGGAAGGCATTAAGATCCGCAGCGTTGACCCGGGTGGCAATAATACGCTAAAAAAAGGAAAAAAATCCGGACTGCCCATAGTGGTTAAATTGCTAATGAAGCTGTTTTTCTCTCCACCTACCCACGGCGCGAACCAGTTGTATGAAGGGGCCCTCGGGGAACACTGTAATGAGACTGGTGTGTTTTTGCTGAAAGGTCAGGTTGCAGATTTAAAATTTAAAGATCAAGCGCGGAACGTTTTGGATAGGATTAATGCGATTTACAGACACGAATTTCTTGGTGAGCGCGCCTAA
- a CDS encoding glycosyltransferase family A protein, with protein MAGPEISSAQNAVSIITCTKRRQCMDTLFHNYSRQKYRNKELIVILNHNNLKVSEYTEAANPYKNVRIYSLPAHVSLGNCLNYGVKLSKYKLIAKFDDDDYYAPGYLTDSVRILLKTNADIAGKRADYMYLNGKKVLLRRYYNMANKQVPLVQGATLLVRRHVFSKVHFPNRNRGECVKFCADCLAKGFRLYSGSPYNFLRGP; from the coding sequence ATGGCGGGACCCGAAATCTCCAGTGCTCAGAATGCGGTTTCCATCATTACTTGCACCAAACGGCGGCAATGCATGGACACTCTTTTTCATAATTACAGCAGGCAGAAGTATCGGAATAAAGAGCTGATCGTCATATTAAATCATAACAACCTGAAGGTGAGCGAGTATACAGAGGCGGCAAACCCATATAAGAACGTCAGGATCTACAGCTTGCCTGCTCATGTCTCGCTAGGGAATTGCCTGAATTACGGAGTTAAATTATCCAAATACAAGCTCATTGCTAAATTCGATGATGACGATTATTATGCTCCGGGTTATTTAACGGACAGTGTGCGAATCTTGCTAAAGACAAACGCCGATATTGCAGGAAAACGAGCCGACTATATGTATCTGAATGGTAAAAAAGTGCTTCTGCGTCGTTACTATAATATGGCTAATAAGCAGGTTCCCCTTGTTCAAGGAGCGACCCTGCTCGTACGACGGCACGTGTTCAGTAAGGTTCATTTCCCGAATCGAAATCGGGGAGAATGCGTAAAATTTTGTGCTGATTGCTTGGCAAAAGGCTTTAGGCTTTATTCAGGAAGTCCATATAACTTTTTACGCGGTCCGTAG
- a CDS encoding NAD(P)H oxidoreductase, whose protein sequence is MRVLCVVTHPRKDSLTFKVADRFVQGLAEAGHDYEILDLHGIDFDPVLKGVDEPDWSASEQPFSPEVEMEISRMKEHDALAFIFPIWWWHLPAMLKGYIDRVWNNGFAYGSNQLHHQHVLWIGLAGVSKEQMKKRNYDEMMTHLLNVGIADYCGVSNSKVEFLYETLDSNSRHYELLLNQAHQLGLNYAKE, encoded by the coding sequence ATGAGAGTGTTATGCGTTGTTACGCACCCGAGAAAAGATTCCCTTACCTTTAAGGTTGCCGATCGTTTCGTACAAGGTCTTGCCGAGGCTGGCCACGACTATGAGATACTGGATTTACACGGGATTGACTTTGACCCTGTTTTAAAGGGGGTAGATGAACCTGATTGGTCAGCTTCGGAACAGCCCTTTTCCCCTGAGGTGGAAATGGAAATAAGTCGAATGAAGGAGCATGATGCCCTTGCATTTATTTTTCCGATTTGGTGGTGGCATTTGCCAGCCATGCTAAAAGGTTATATTGACCGTGTATGGAACAATGGGTTTGCGTACGGTTCGAACCAGCTTCATCATCAGCATGTCTTGTGGATTGGTTTGGCGGGCGTTTCCAAAGAACAGATGAAAAAGCGTAACTATGATGAAATGATGACTCATCTGCTCAATGTGGGAATTGCAGATTATTGCGGTGTTTCCAATTCTAAGGTTGAATTTTTGTATGAGACTTTGGATTCCAATTCCAGGCATTATGAGCTGCTGCTTAACCAAGCTCATCAATTAGGGTTGAATTATGCTAAGGAATAG
- the yidC gene encoding membrane protein insertase YidC codes for MKKILLLQKWAKPILVMLIGVIPIIVLGGCSTASQLNSINADSPGIFNHYFIYPFSILIKFFANAFHGDYGLSIVMMTFIIRLAIMPLMMIQTKKQMDMKEKMAVLQPELTALKEKYKNGVSADAKKQQQIEMMQLYQKHQFNPLNMGCLPMLLQWPITLAFYYAIRRTPEIAAHDFLWFSLGKTDMILPLIAAAVYYVQFRVSQSVSAQYQQNQNNQMAFIGLLSPIMMGVFSFVMPAALPLYWAVGGIFIIVQTIILNKMYTKPNVVSKNLSTGVEDL; via the coding sequence ATGAAAAAGATTTTATTGCTCCAAAAATGGGCGAAGCCCATTCTCGTCATGTTGATTGGGGTTATTCCGATCATTGTGCTCGGGGGGTGTTCGACAGCATCCCAATTAAACTCGATTAATGCCGATTCACCAGGGATATTTAACCACTATTTTATTTATCCATTTTCGATCTTGATCAAATTTTTCGCGAATGCATTTCACGGAGATTACGGATTATCAATCGTGATGATGACTTTCATCATCAGACTTGCGATCATGCCGCTCATGATGATTCAAACCAAGAAACAAATGGACATGAAAGAAAAGATGGCCGTCCTCCAGCCGGAGTTAACTGCACTTAAGGAGAAGTATAAGAACGGCGTCAGTGCGGATGCAAAAAAACAACAGCAAATCGAGATGATGCAGCTCTACCAGAAGCATCAATTTAATCCCTTAAACATGGGGTGTTTACCGATGCTTCTCCAATGGCCGATCACCCTCGCATTTTACTACGCCATTCGTCGTACCCCAGAGATTGCAGCTCACGATTTTCTGTGGTTTAGCTTGGGGAAAACAGATATGATTTTGCCGCTTATTGCCGCTGCGGTGTATTACGTTCAATTCCGCGTGTCTCAATCCGTTTCAGCGCAGTATCAGCAAAATCAAAATAACCAAATGGCTTTCATCGGATTGTTGTCACCGATCATGATGGGTGTGTTTTCTTTTGTGATGCCCGCCGCGTTACCATTATATTGGGCGGTTGGCGGTATATTCATTATCGTGCAAACGATCATACTCAATAAAATGTACACGAAGCCAAATGTAGTGAGTAAAAACCTATCCACTGGTGTAGAAGATTTATAA
- a CDS encoding Rpn family recombination-promoting nuclease/putative transposase — MNELLDPRNDFLFKRIFGSEENRDVLLVFLNKTFIEANRPPLTEIILLNPYTEKDAPRDKQSILDIRGKTADGELINVEMQLFNKYDTEKRTMFYWSKLYSGQLQEGQSYKMLKKCVTINILNFSFLPNNQYHNVFHLREDRSGIPLIDDMELHFLELPKLGDHAVPVESGGLVNWLLFLKGIDKSNWEVLTMNEPVLKKAMDTLEFLSQDAEARRLYEDRQKYLHDEASMIEGALAEGEARGEARGEARGEARGEKKKAVQMTLELLKLGVDKAIISKASGLSEAEIIALSKQN, encoded by the coding sequence ATGAACGAACTGCTTGATCCCCGAAATGATTTCTTGTTCAAGCGTATCTTTGGCAGTGAAGAGAACCGGGATGTCCTGCTTGTATTCTTGAACAAGACCTTTATAGAAGCTAACAGACCGCCTTTGACGGAGATCATCCTGCTAAATCCCTACACCGAAAAGGATGCTCCCCGCGACAAACAGTCGATTCTTGATATTCGCGGCAAAACAGCAGACGGCGAACTTATCAACGTTGAAATGCAACTATTCAACAAATACGATACCGAGAAGCGGACGATGTTCTATTGGAGTAAGCTATACAGCGGACAACTTCAAGAGGGCCAGTCTTATAAAATGTTGAAGAAGTGTGTGACCATCAACATTCTGAATTTCTCTTTTTTGCCCAACAATCAATATCATAACGTGTTCCATCTGCGTGAAGACCGGAGCGGCATTCCACTTATAGATGACATGGAACTGCATTTTCTCGAATTGCCCAAGCTTGGCGATCACGCCGTTCCTGTTGAGAGTGGTGGATTAGTGAACTGGTTACTCTTCTTGAAAGGTATCGATAAATCCAATTGGGAGGTGCTGACGATGAACGAGCCTGTGTTAAAAAAAGCAATGGACACATTGGAATTTCTTAGTCAGGATGCTGAGGCCCGCCGATTATATGAAGACAGACAGAAGTATCTGCATGATGAAGCTTCCATGATTGAAGGAGCGTTAGCTGAGGGCGAAGCTCGTGGCGAAGCTCGCGGCGAAGCTCGCGGCGAAGCTCGCGGCGAAAAAAAGAAAGCCGTTCAGATGACTTTGGAGCTTCTTAAGCTTGGAGTCGACAAAGCGATTATATCCAAAGCATCCGGGCTGTCTGAGGCTGAAATTATCGCTCTGAGCAAGCAAAACTAA
- a CDS encoding DinB family protein yields MVHAKDVLSNQLLANANDPSWHIPFMHAVRDITEEEAFWKPDPNSNSIAELTQHLLYWNETWQIRYRQRRMDAVPTVGDNNNSFVTPENTTYRDLSAKLLEVLLEWQELLTEESLEAGVTVFPEPAKWWEIISNAVTHNAYHIGQIVYIRKLWKANMRE; encoded by the coding sequence ATGGTTCATGCGAAGGATGTCCTTAGCAATCAATTATTAGCCAACGCTAATGACCCGAGCTGGCATATCCCGTTCATGCATGCGGTCCGGGACATCACGGAGGAAGAAGCTTTTTGGAAGCCTGACCCGAACAGCAACAGTATCGCTGAGCTTACCCAGCATCTGCTGTATTGGAATGAAACGTGGCAAATCAGGTACCGGCAGCGCCGGATGGACGCTGTACCCACTGTTGGAGATAACAACAACAGCTTTGTCACACCGGAGAACACCACATATCGTGACCTGAGTGCAAAGCTTCTAGAGGTGCTTCTAGAGTGGCAGGAACTGCTGACCGAAGAAAGCCTCGAAGCCGGGGTGACAGTGTTTCCAGAGCCGGCTAAATGGTGGGAGATCATCAGCAACGCGGTGACCCACAATGCCTATCATATCGGCCAAATAGTCTATATCCGCAAGCTGTGGAAGGCGAATATGAGGGAATAG